From Papio anubis isolate 15944 unplaced genomic scaffold, Panubis1.0 scaffold458, whole genome shotgun sequence, a single genomic window includes:
- the LOC116273195 gene encoding homeobox protein Hox-D13, which produces MSRAGSWDMDGLRADGGGASGAPASSSSSSVAAAAASGQCRGFLSAPVFAGTHSGRAAAAAAAAAAAAAAASGFAYPGTSERTGSSSSSSSSAVVAARPEAPPAKECPAPTPAAAAAAPPSAPALGYGYHFGNGYYSCRMSHGVGLQQNALKSSPHASLGGFPVEKYMDVSGLASSSVPANEVPARAKEVSFYQGYTSPYQHVPGYIDMVSTFGSGEPRHEAYISMEGYQSWTLANGWNSQVYCAKDQPQGSHFWKSSFPGDVALNQPDMCVYRRGRKKRVPYTKLQLKELENEYAINKFINKDKRRRISAATNLSERQVTIWFQNRRVKDKKIVSKLKDTVS; this is translated from the exons ATGAGCCGCGCTGGGAGCTGGGACATGGACGGGCTGCGGGCGGACGGTGGGGGCGCCAGTGGCGCCCcggcctcttcctcctcctcctcggtggcggcggcggcggcgtcaGGCCAGTGCCGCGGCTTTCTCTCCGCGCCTGTGTTCGCCGGGACACATTccgggcgggcggcggcggcagctgcggcggcggcggcggcggcagcggcagccTCCGGCTTTGCATACCCCGGGACCTCTGAGCGCACGGGCTCCTCCTCGTCTTCGTCGTCTTCTGCTGTTGTAGCGGCGCGCCCGGAGGCTCCCCCAGCCAAAGAGTGCCCAGCGCCCACGCCTGCTGCGGCCGCTGCAGCGCCCCCGAGCGCTCCAGCGCTGGGCTACGGCTACCACTTCGGCAACGGCTACTACAGCTGCCGCATGTCGCACGGCGTGGGCTTACAGCAGAATGCGCTCAAGTCATCGCCGCACGCCTCGCTGGGAGGCTTCCCCGTGGAGAAGTACATGGACGTGTCAGGCCTGGCGAGCAGCAGCGTACCGGCCAACGAGGTGCCAGCGCGAGCCAAGGAAGTATCCTTCTACCAGGGTTATACGAGCCCTTACCAGCATGTGCCCGGCTATATCGACATGGTGTCCACTTTCGGCTCGGGGGAGCCTCGGCACGAGGCCTACATCTCCATGGAGGGGTACCAGTCCTGGACGCTGGCTAACGGGTGGAACAGCCAGGTGTACTGCGCCAAGGACCAGCCACAGGGGTCCCACTTTTGGAAATCTTCCTTTCCAG GGGATGTGGCTCTAAATCAGCCAGACATGTGCGTCTAccgaagagggaggaagaagagagtgcCTTACACCAAACTGCAGCTCAAAGAACTGGAGAATGAGTATGCCATTAACAAGTTCATTAACAAGGACAAGCGGCGGCGTATCTCGGCTGCTACGAACCTATCTGAGAGACAAGTGACCATTTGGTTTCAGAACCGAAGAGTGAAGGACAAGAAAATTGTCTCCAAGCTCAAAGATACTGTCTCCTGA